The proteins below come from a single Oscillospiraceae bacterium genomic window:
- a CDS encoding uroporphyrinogen decarboxylase family protein produces the protein MTKREIFIKALKREPITGLVPHFELVFYLTMEAFGRVHPGQMSFNQWNQMSDKERDLHIDNIADIYITIAEHYNHYAIFVQPNPNHYDGTRRVLERIREKSGDKYFLMVHGDPTFAIPNGGDMVEFSAQLYENETEMKALAARRVEEETERLDKYLNNGILDGLALCSDYCFNVNPFFSPDMFSEFVTPYLAEITKRCHDRGYYVIKHTDGNIMPIIDQMVQCGPDALHSLDPQGGVSLAEVKRLYGDKVALCGNVNCALLQTGTEEECIADIRRSLHDGMKGPGYIFCTSNCVYTGMPLERYELMNRIWQSEGIYQ, from the coding sequence ATGACCAAACGCGAGATTTTTATCAAAGCGCTGAAACGTGAACCGATCACCGGGCTTGTACCCCATTTCGAACTGGTTTTTTATCTGACGATGGAGGCGTTCGGCCGCGTCCATCCGGGGCAAATGTCGTTTAACCAGTGGAATCAGATGAGCGACAAGGAACGCGATCTGCATATCGACAACATCGCGGATATATACATCACCATCGCCGAACACTATAACCACTACGCGATTTTTGTTCAACCGAACCCCAATCATTATGACGGTACCAGGCGCGTTTTGGAACGCATCCGCGAAAAAAGCGGCGATAAATATTTTTTAATGGTACACGGCGACCCGACTTTTGCAATCCCGAACGGAGGCGATATGGTCGAGTTCTCCGCCCAACTGTATGAAAACGAAACCGAGATGAAAGCGCTGGCTGCACGCCGTGTTGAAGAAGAAACCGAACGGCTTGACAAATATCTCAACAACGGCATCCTCGACGGCCTTGCGCTGTGTTCGGACTATTGTTTTAACGTCAATCCGTTCTTTTCGCCGGATATGTTCTCGGAATTCGTCACGCCGTATCTGGCCGAAATCACCAAGCGCTGTCACGACCGCGGCTACTACGTCATCAAGCATACCGACGGCAACATCATGCCGATCATCGACCAGATGGTGCAATGCGGTCCCGATGCCCTGCACTCACTCGACCCGCAGGGCGGCGTCTCACTGGCTGAGGTCAAGCGCCTGTACGGCGACAAAGTGGCGCTGTGCGGCAATGTCAACTGTGCGCTGCTTCAAACCGGCACCGAAGAAGAATGCATCGCCGATATTCGACGCTCTCTGCACGACGGCATGAAAGGTCCCGGCTATATTTTCTGCACCTCAAACTGCGTCTACACCGGAATGCCGCTGGAACGGTACGAGTTGATGAACCGAATCTGGCAATCCGAAGGAATTTATCAATAA